From a single Pseudalkalibacillus hwajinpoensis genomic region:
- a CDS encoding alanine/glycine:cation symporter family protein: protein MQVIEAINSILWGPIMITLLLGTGLFFTVRLGFIQFTGLKEGIRQTFGPLFSKKKQEGISSYQALSTAIAAQVGTGNLAGVATAIAAGGPGAIFWMWISSFLGMATIFAEAVLAQKFRVKENGTVKGGPAYYIRDGLGSKKLAAFFAVAIIAALGFVGNMVQSNSIAEAFHTAFEIPPLVIGISVAFLISLILFGGINRIAKFAGNVVPIMALLYIIGALVILILQFDQVLPALSLIVESAFTPESAGGGVLGASIKEAIRYGVARGLFSNEAGMGSTPHAHAIAEVKHPTQQGFVAMVGVLIDTVIICTVTALVILVTDGANSNLTGIELTQASFTSGLGSFGVYFIAFSLLFFSFTTILGWAYFGETNVSYLFGDKGIPYYRAAVLLFIIGGTVLNVPFVWQLADTFNAFMVLPNVIALIGLSSIVKKTYKELSI from the coding sequence ATGCAAGTAATTGAGGCAATAAATAGCATCCTATGGGGACCAATCATGATTACCCTTCTTCTTGGAACTGGACTATTTTTCACGGTCCGTCTCGGCTTTATTCAGTTTACAGGTTTAAAAGAAGGAATACGTCAAACATTCGGCCCATTATTTTCTAAAAAGAAGCAGGAAGGTATTTCTTCCTATCAGGCGCTCTCTACCGCCATTGCGGCACAAGTTGGGACAGGGAATTTAGCCGGTGTCGCAACAGCAATCGCCGCTGGTGGTCCTGGCGCAATTTTCTGGATGTGGATTTCATCCTTTCTCGGCATGGCCACTATATTTGCTGAAGCCGTTCTAGCTCAGAAATTCCGTGTTAAGGAAAATGGTACAGTAAAAGGCGGACCGGCTTACTACATCCGTGATGGTCTCGGTAGTAAGAAATTAGCCGCATTTTTCGCAGTGGCCATTATTGCCGCTCTTGGATTCGTTGGCAATATGGTACAGTCCAACTCAATTGCAGAAGCATTCCATACCGCTTTTGAAATTCCACCGTTAGTAATCGGGATTTCGGTAGCGTTTCTCATCAGTTTAATTCTGTTCGGTGGTATTAACCGGATTGCAAAATTCGCTGGTAACGTTGTACCAATCATGGCGCTTCTTTACATTATCGGTGCGCTCGTTATTTTAATCCTGCAGTTTGATCAGGTGCTCCCTGCACTTTCTCTCATTGTCGAATCTGCTTTCACTCCCGAATCTGCTGGAGGAGGCGTTCTTGGGGCATCTATTAAAGAAGCGATCCGTTATGGGGTTGCTCGAGGTTTATTCTCAAATGAAGCAGGCATGGGCTCTACGCCACACGCACATGCTATAGCTGAAGTGAAGCACCCAACCCAGCAGGGATTTGTTGCGATGGTTGGTGTTTTAATTGATACGGTTATTATTTGTACTGTAACAGCTCTCGTAATTCTTGTAACGGATGGCGCAAATTCGAATCTTACCGGAATCGAGCTTACACAAGCAAGCTTTACAAGCGGACTTGGCAGCTTCGGAGTTTATTTCATCGCCTTCAGCTTATTATTCTTCAGTTTTACAACGATACTTGGCTGGGCATATTTCGGTGAAACAAATGTTAGTTATTTATTCGGTGATAAAGGAATTCCCTATTATCGGGCCGCCGTTCTTCTTTTCATCATTGGCGGAACTGTGTTAAATGTTCCATTTGTATGGCAGCTTGCTGATACGTTCAACGCATTTATGGTTTTACCTAACGTTATCGCTCTGATCGGATTAAGTAGCATTGTGAAAAAAACATATAAAGAATTATCAATCTAA
- a CDS encoding histidine phosphatase family protein, whose protein sequence is MTRVYLVRHGESEWNAAGDLYCGRTDIGLSQLGRKQAEKAGQFLSDVSFDAVYSSPLIRARDTATLIMGKNDHPVKTDERIFEGDFGEWEGRSKKEFIAEDPESWESWMADPWQTKAGRTGETAKEMHDRASSFFEEIGNKHPDETILVVAHNNTIRFFLAGVLGMPFANYRKLFQDNTGINIFDMQGASIIIKSLNVSAHLG, encoded by the coding sequence ATGACGCGAGTCTACCTTGTTAGACACGGTGAGAGTGAGTGGAATGCAGCAGGTGACCTTTATTGCGGACGGACCGATATTGGGTTATCGCAACTGGGTAGGAAGCAGGCAGAGAAAGCAGGTCAGTTTTTAAGTGATGTGTCATTTGATGCTGTCTACTCTTCGCCTTTAATCCGAGCGAGAGATACAGCGACACTTATTATGGGTAAAAATGATCACCCTGTTAAAACAGATGAAAGGATCTTTGAGGGGGATTTTGGCGAATGGGAAGGAAGGTCTAAGAAGGAGTTTATTGCTGAAGACCCAGAATCATGGGAAAGCTGGATGGCTGATCCCTGGCAGACAAAGGCTGGTAGGACCGGGGAGACAGCAAAAGAAATGCATGACCGGGCATCGTCCTTTTTTGAAGAAATTGGTAACAAGCATCCAGACGAAACGATTCTTGTTGTTGCACATAATAATACTATTCGCTTCTTTCTTGCTGGTGTGCTTGGAATGCCATTCGCAAATTACCGTAAACTCTTCCAGGACAATACTGGAATAAATATTTTTGATATGCAAGGGGCTTCGATTATTATTAAGAGCCTTAACGTAAGCGCCCATCTCGGTTAA
- a CDS encoding CoA-disulfide reductase: MKVAVVGCTHAGTAAVSNIANFYPEAEITVYERNDNVSFLSCGIALYVGGVVKDPQRLFYSSPEKLEEMGVSMKMKHEVLEVDTENKRIKVKNLVTKEVLDDAYDKLVMATGSWPIVPPIEGINLNNILLSKNYNQANTIIERAKDAKRVTVIGAGYIGVELVEAFHKYGKEVTLVDGEDRILSKYLDPEFTDVIEEDFRNRGIRLSLNETVTRFEGQGTVSKVVTTKGEYETDLVILCVGFRPNTELVKGQVDMLPNGAITVDEYMQTSKKDVYAAGDSCAIRYNPTGEHAYIPLATNAVRMGTLVGRNIMKPTIKYMGTQGTSGLHLFDLSMASTGLTEKAALLVANNVKTITIEENNRPEFMPDYELITLKVVYEEESRRILGAQVISKADVTQSINTLSVCIQNKMTVDELGFIDFFFQPHFNKPWNFLNQAGLQAAQ; encoded by the coding sequence ATGAAAGTAGCAGTTGTAGGTTGTACACATGCTGGAACAGCAGCAGTTTCGAATATAGCTAATTTTTATCCTGAAGCGGAAATCACAGTTTATGAACGAAATGATAATGTGTCCTTTTTATCATGTGGTATCGCGCTCTATGTTGGTGGAGTTGTAAAGGATCCACAGCGGCTTTTCTATTCCTCTCCTGAAAAGTTAGAAGAGATGGGCGTTTCAATGAAAATGAAGCATGAAGTGCTTGAAGTCGATACGGAAAACAAGCGAATCAAAGTAAAAAATTTAGTGACGAAAGAAGTGCTGGATGATGCGTATGATAAGCTTGTGATGGCTACTGGATCATGGCCCATTGTTCCACCAATTGAAGGAATTAACCTTAACAATATTTTACTATCCAAAAACTATAACCAGGCAAATACGATTATAGAAAGAGCTAAAGATGCGAAACGAGTAACGGTCATTGGAGCAGGTTATATCGGTGTTGAATTAGTCGAAGCCTTTCATAAATACGGTAAGGAAGTCACGTTAGTTGATGGTGAAGACCGTATTTTAAGTAAATACCTTGACCCGGAATTTACAGACGTGATTGAAGAGGATTTCAGAAATCGTGGCATTCGATTATCTCTTAATGAGACAGTTACGCGTTTTGAAGGGCAGGGAACGGTATCGAAAGTTGTTACAACAAAGGGAGAGTATGAGACAGATCTGGTTATTCTTTGTGTAGGTTTCCGTCCGAATACAGAACTTGTTAAAGGACAGGTCGATATGTTGCCAAACGGTGCGATAACCGTAGATGAGTACATGCAAACAAGTAAAAAAGATGTCTATGCTGCAGGTGATAGCTGTGCTATTCGCTATAATCCGACTGGAGAACATGCATATATTCCGCTTGCAACAAATGCTGTCCGGATGGGAACGCTTGTTGGACGGAATATAATGAAACCAACAATCAAATATATGGGTACGCAGGGAACATCTGGTCTACACCTATTTGATCTTAGTATGGCTTCGACTGGATTAACAGAGAAAGCAGCTCTTCTTGTAGCTAATAATGTGAAAACAATCACAATTGAGGAAAATAATCGTCCGGAGTTTATGCCAGATTATGAATTGATTACGTTAAAAGTGGTTTATGAAGAAGAAAGCAGGAGAATCCTTGGAGCACAGGTAATTTCTAAAGCCGATGTTACGCAGTCAATTAATACACTGTCTGTCTGTATCCAAAATAAAATGACTGTGGATGAACTTGGATTCATAGATTTCTTTTTCCAACCACATTTCAATAAGCCATGGAACTTCCTTAACCAGGCCGGTCTTCAGGCTGCACAGTAA
- a CDS encoding AI-2E family transporter: MWIKHDFFKYITGIILVLICIYFLTELDLLKPLKTIIGTLFYPVLIAGFLYYAIKPLVRLIKKLPFVADITAILIVFLSIAGLLYTAFTFLANPIQTQISKLTKELPEKLKQSASEAEKMMEKNDMGMLSMENLRQKATGFLGDLTQNLGDHLMQVIGAVTSATTVLVIVPFVLFYFLKDDHKLKPFLLNFLPSNHQEEGRKVLRNIDQTLSAYIIGQIIVAVVDGTLMYIGYLIIGLPYALILGLFVALTAVVPFFGPIIGVIPALVVALTQDPIMAFYVLIIMVVVQQLEGNLVAPVVLGNRLNIHPLTIILLLIVAAALYGFIGMLIAIPLYSVAKVTLKNFYQIYRLRHTRIESE, encoded by the coding sequence ATGTGGATCAAGCACGACTTTTTTAAATATATCACCGGTATTATACTTGTCCTTATTTGTATTTATTTTCTTACGGAACTTGATTTACTGAAACCTTTGAAAACAATTATTGGAACACTCTTCTATCCAGTGTTGATAGCCGGATTTCTCTACTATGCGATAAAACCCCTTGTTCGTTTAATAAAGAAGCTACCGTTTGTGGCAGACATAACAGCGATTTTAATCGTTTTCTTAAGTATCGCTGGTTTGTTATATACTGCTTTTACATTTCTTGCAAACCCTATTCAAACACAGATCTCCAAGCTCACGAAAGAGCTACCTGAGAAGCTTAAGCAGTCAGCGAGCGAAGCTGAAAAAATGATGGAGAAGAATGACATGGGCATGCTTTCTATGGAGAATTTGAGGCAAAAAGCCACAGGCTTTCTCGGAGATCTCACACAAAATCTTGGAGATCATCTGATGCAGGTTATTGGTGCTGTTACAAGCGCCACAACTGTTCTTGTTATCGTGCCATTTGTATTATTTTACTTTCTTAAAGATGACCACAAGCTAAAGCCCTTCTTGTTGAATTTTCTTCCTTCGAATCATCAGGAAGAAGGTAGAAAGGTTTTGCGAAATATAGACCAGACTCTTTCGGCTTATATTATTGGTCAAATTATTGTCGCGGTAGTTGATGGTACACTGATGTATATTGGTTATCTCATCATTGGATTACCTTATGCATTAATACTTGGTCTGTTCGTCGCTCTTACTGCAGTTGTGCCATTTTTTGGACCGATTATAGGGGTGATTCCTGCACTTGTAGTTGCTTTAACTCAGGATCCCATCATGGCTTTTTACGTCCTCATTATCATGGTAGTGGTTCAGCAGCTTGAAGGGAATCTTGTGGCTCCAGTTGTACTGGGGAATCGCCTGAACATTCATCCATTAACAATAATCTTGCTATTAATTGTAGCGGCAGCATTGTATGGGTTTATCGGTATGCTGATTGCCATTCCTTTATATTCTGTTGCAAAAGTAACACTGAAGAACTTCTATCAAATCTATCGATTGCGTCATACTCGTATTGAAAGTGAATAG
- a CDS encoding acyl-CoA thioesterase, with the protein MKKQVKESRVYKSSRIFPPDLNSHGTLFGGKLLADMDMLASIAATRHSRLECVTVSMDTVEFLHPITEEDYVHYEAFVIWTGKSSMEVFVKVTAEQLLTGDQRIAATCFITFVALIDGRTATVPGIKPDTEGEKHLHDLARQRAQKRIDRKATSENLAHILTML; encoded by the coding sequence ATGAAGAAACAAGTAAAAGAATCGAGAGTGTATAAGAGTAGTCGAATTTTTCCACCTGATCTAAATAGCCATGGGACGTTGTTTGGAGGAAAACTTCTTGCGGATATGGATATGCTTGCCTCTATAGCTGCGACGAGACATTCCCGTCTTGAATGTGTAACTGTTTCTATGGATACTGTTGAATTTCTCCATCCGATAACGGAGGAAGACTATGTCCATTATGAAGCGTTTGTGATTTGGACTGGGAAAAGTTCAATGGAGGTGTTTGTAAAAGTGACTGCCGAACAACTATTAACAGGTGACCAACGGATTGCTGCTACCTGTTTTATCACATTTGTCGCGTTAATCGATGGAAGGACAGCGACTGTTCCTGGGATTAAGCCTGATACAGAAGGTGAAAAGCACCTTCATGATCTTGCAAGACAGCGAGCTCAGAAAAGAATTGACCGAAAAGCCACAAGTGAAAATTTAGCCCATATCTTAACGATGCTATAA
- a CDS encoding DsbA family protein: MAKSKKKLKRSSKWMLSLVAIIILLMTVYFMNQSTSTKGFKIEAQPHLGEETAPVEIIQFGDYKCPSCKTFTESFFPLIQDELIATGKARFYFVNDPFIQADSKRAAEFAETVYHELGNDVFWQFHHVLYEQQPKDKELEKQEVYTPKFLIETLSGLVSEEDTNQVIKAFKKGAGEGAVKTDRSFADEMNVSGTPALFVDGKRFKGSTISELKEMVDQSTNE; the protein is encoded by the coding sequence ATGGCCAAGTCAAAAAAGAAATTAAAGCGCAGTTCAAAGTGGATGCTTTCACTCGTGGCAATTATCATTCTACTTATGACAGTGTATTTTATGAACCAATCTACTTCTACGAAAGGTTTCAAAATAGAAGCTCAACCCCATTTGGGCGAGGAAACAGCTCCGGTTGAAATCATCCAGTTTGGGGATTATAAATGTCCTTCTTGCAAAACCTTTACCGAGTCTTTCTTTCCGTTAATTCAGGATGAATTAATCGCAACAGGGAAAGCAAGGTTTTATTTCGTGAATGACCCGTTTATTCAGGCGGATTCAAAACGAGCTGCAGAATTTGCAGAGACGGTGTATCACGAGCTCGGCAATGATGTATTCTGGCAGTTCCATCACGTTCTTTATGAGCAACAACCCAAAGATAAAGAATTAGAAAAGCAGGAAGTATATACTCCCAAATTCTTAATAGAGACGCTTAGTGGCTTAGTTAGTGAAGAAGATACAAATCAAGTGATTAAAGCGTTTAAAAAAGGAGCCGGAGAAGGTGCAGTTAAAACCGATCGTTCATTTGCAGATGAAATGAATGTATCTGGAACACCAGCGCTTTTTGTTGATGGCAAACGGTTTAAAGGATCTACTATTTCAGAATTAAAAGAGATGGTAGATCAATCTACAAATGAATAA
- a CDS encoding DoxX family protein, with amino-acid sequence MMKTYPHLGLLTIRLVVGMLFFAHGFLKFSEGIASTVAFFETIGLSGFLAYIVGFIELTGGIVMILGVGTRIVSVLFSMILIGALTTVKRSTGMLGGYELDIALLAMSVSLFLSGGGPYSLWTFMKNRGWSLPIIQQKKD; translated from the coding sequence ATGATGAAAACCTATCCCCATCTCGGGTTGTTAACAATTCGTTTGGTAGTAGGTATGCTTTTTTTTGCTCATGGATTTTTGAAGTTCTCTGAAGGTATTGCAAGTACAGTTGCTTTCTTTGAAACAATAGGGTTGTCAGGTTTCCTTGCCTATATTGTTGGCTTTATTGAATTAACAGGTGGAATTGTAATGATTCTTGGAGTAGGAACTCGGATTGTGAGTGTCCTGTTTTCAATGATCTTGATCGGTGCTCTTACAACTGTGAAACGCTCAACAGGTATGCTCGGCGGATATGAATTAGACATAGCTCTTCTAGCGATGTCCGTCTCTCTTTTTCTTAGTGGGGGTGGACCATACAGTCTCTGGACGTTCATGAAAAACAGAGGATGGTCTTTGCCAATCATTCAACAAAAGAAGGACTAG
- a CDS encoding threonine/serine exporter family protein, translated as MTIMAQVFTSFIASAAFGLLFNAPKSSLLKGGFVGMCGWMIYYGMEASGIDPVIATVTASFFIAVISQFFAKKYRTPVIIFSVAGIIPLVPGGLAYDAMRNFVQNDYNTAINLAARAFMISGSIAVGLVFSEVINQIIRHSTFTRRQKQR; from the coding sequence ATGACTATAATGGCTCAAGTCTTTACGAGTTTTATTGCTAGTGCTGCGTTTGGTTTGCTCTTTAACGCACCTAAGTCTTCCCTCTTAAAGGGTGGGTTTGTTGGCATGTGCGGATGGATGATTTACTACGGTATGGAAGCCTCTGGGATTGATCCTGTTATTGCCACAGTAACAGCTTCATTTTTTATTGCGGTTATCAGCCAGTTTTTCGCTAAAAAGTATCGAACTCCCGTCATCATTTTCAGTGTTGCCGGTATTATTCCGCTTGTCCCTGGTGGGCTTGCATATGATGCGATGAGAAACTTTGTACAAAATGATTACAATACTGCTATTAACCTTGCTGCTCGAGCATTTATGATATCTGGATCAATTGCAGTTGGTTTAGTCTTTTCTGAGGTAATTAATCAAATTATTCGTCACTCTACCTTTACGAGAAGGCAAAAACAGCGTTGA
- a CDS encoding threonine/serine exporter family protein produces MEKQTSYVYDVIKVCLLAGKVMLQNGGETYRVEDTMTRIADAYGATQSNSYVTPTGIIFSVEGPEPSKTQLIRISDRTTDLYKVTKVNSISRRISSGELSIQEAYYELDKLDKMTERYTFPKQLVAAAVASGCFLIMFQGVWGDFIPAVLAGGGGFFSVTLFNRLVPIKFFSEFLASFVIGLLAVLFVSLGLGEQLDKIIIGSVMPLVPGLLITNAVRDLMAGHLISGLSKGAEAFLTAFAIGAGIALVVSFL; encoded by the coding sequence ATGGAAAAACAAACTAGTTATGTATATGACGTTATTAAAGTATGCCTGTTAGCCGGAAAAGTAATGCTACAGAATGGTGGTGAAACATACCGGGTAGAGGATACAATGACAAGGATTGCGGACGCGTATGGGGCCACGCAGTCGAATAGTTACGTAACACCTACAGGCATCATTTTTTCTGTTGAAGGGCCGGAACCATCCAAAACACAGTTAATCCGTATTTCGGATCGTACAACGGATCTTTATAAAGTAACGAAGGTAAATAGTATATCTCGAAGAATTAGCAGTGGAGAATTATCTATACAAGAAGCGTATTATGAGTTAGATAAACTCGACAAAATGACAGAGAGGTATACGTTCCCAAAACAACTTGTTGCAGCAGCGGTTGCAAGCGGTTGTTTTCTTATTATGTTTCAAGGTGTATGGGGTGATTTCATCCCTGCTGTTCTCGCTGGAGGGGGAGGCTTTTTCAGTGTGACCCTATTTAATCGTCTCGTGCCAATTAAATTCTTTTCCGAGTTTCTAGCTTCTTTTGTGATTGGCCTTCTAGCTGTGTTGTTTGTTTCCCTGGGACTAGGCGAACAACTTGATAAAATTATTATTGGTTCTGTTATGCCACTTGTACCGGGCCTTCTCATTACAAATGCAGTTCGAGATTTGATGGCAGGGCATCTTATTTCGGGTTTATCAAAAGGGGCTGAGGCATTCCTGACTGCCTTCGCAATTGGAGCAGGTATTGCTCTGGTTGTGTCATTTCTGTAG
- a CDS encoding tetratricopeptide repeat protein, with amino-acid sequence MIEQPQSVTVISNQRHIQLRVERLAIHHRIKILEAVKGNGSKFYLFFYKDDFITGKTADVKSGSLIEKAFQNGIVLKSPHPLIDRFLFEKTFHLKSTKQVFHSVQKRYTPQETAFIFSYFDSFLSADTIIKLMKKHFYEYRRNGQMRLAFQILATLLHFDPVNKWARELTRKLEYQKVRSLYDGGVHELSEADPLFAEIYAYDDLRNHHAYLESLFLKEKRNTDLSALRLQLYLLSSDNNEIDPLAIIDDQFSESERALLLWNMHREAPHHPTLRKNAFQAFMYLKKTSEAINLLTERQDTITKSECALLITAIEDQETTFSSINLDMLQSCLRVKGNQNYLDQLLHALIPRMLHEFDLTYVYNWVKPLDNDNQDISILSTIQTMAEIQDDPDKQFQLGKLYHKLKQYDEAITCFDWEMELHPTDPTPVQWLTKVYREMGKVEESNTYMSIYSKMQRVSN; translated from the coding sequence AAATGGAAGCAAATTTTATCTCTTCTTTTATAAAGATGATTTCATCACTGGAAAAACCGCAGACGTGAAAAGTGGATCTCTCATCGAAAAAGCTTTTCAGAATGGGATTGTGCTTAAATCTCCTCATCCGCTCATTGATCGCTTTCTTTTCGAAAAAACATTCCATCTAAAATCCACAAAGCAGGTCTTTCATTCTGTTCAAAAACGATACACTCCCCAGGAAACAGCCTTTATTTTCTCATATTTTGACTCTTTTCTTTCCGCAGACACCATTATAAAACTCATGAAAAAACACTTTTACGAATATAGAAGAAATGGCCAGATGCGTCTTGCCTTTCAAATCCTTGCGACGTTGCTTCATTTTGACCCCGTCAATAAATGGGCCAGAGAGCTTACTCGAAAGTTAGAATACCAGAAAGTGAGAAGTCTCTATGATGGAGGAGTCCATGAATTAAGTGAGGCTGACCCACTATTTGCTGAAATATACGCTTATGATGATCTTAGGAATCATCACGCTTACCTTGAATCCCTTTTTTTGAAAGAAAAACGTAACACTGATCTTTCTGCATTACGCCTTCAGCTTTACCTTCTATCCTCAGACAATAATGAAATTGATCCACTGGCCATAATCGACGATCAATTTTCTGAATCAGAACGTGCACTCCTATTATGGAATATGCATAGAGAGGCACCTCATCATCCAACTCTTCGGAAGAATGCTTTTCAAGCCTTCATGTATTTAAAGAAAACAAGCGAAGCCATTAATTTGCTGACTGAACGTCAGGATACCATTACAAAAAGTGAGTGTGCTCTTCTTATCACGGCTATAGAAGATCAAGAAACAACGTTCTCTTCTATTAACCTCGATATGCTTCAATCCTGTCTTCGAGTAAAGGGTAATCAGAACTATCTCGATCAATTGCTCCATGCATTAATTCCGAGAATGCTTCATGAATTTGATCTCACATATGTCTACAACTGGGTGAAACCTCTCGATAATGATAATCAAGATATTTCCATTCTATCGACAATCCAAACTATGGCTGAAATTCAGGATGATCCAGATAAACAGTTTCAACTTGGAAAGCTCTATCACAAACTAAAGCAATATGATGAAGCTATCACTTGCTTTGATTGGGAGATGGAACTTCATCCAACAGACCCTACACCGGTTCAGTGGTTAACAAAGGTCTACCGCGAAATGGGGAAGGTAGAAGAATCGAACACCTATATGTCAATTTACTCGAAAATGCAGAGAGTATCGAATTAA